AACACCAATCCACCCGCAATTAAACCAAGAACAGCTTCAAATCAAAGATGCACAAAGAGCTTGTTAGAATATACTAATTTCTAGCATTCACCTCACTTTCCGCTGCCTGGCACAAAGGACtaataaacagcattttattttgttctttagaGAAGATGTACTCATCAAGGCATGATATACAAGACCAGCATGCCATCTCCGGAGGACCTGGCAGCCAAGCAGACATGGTAATGAACCAGGTTCAGTTGTGAGTTATGCACTGACCTAGGGCACTGAAAACTGGACAGACAGCTGTAAAAAGGGAAGAACCCTTTTTAGGCTGAGCGTAAGCCAGAAAATTGATGCTATTTACATAACTagatttagaaaatatatacacatcAGCTCCTGCTTGATGTGTTTAATTTCTCCACTGCTAATTTCATTTACCCACTTTGCACGTTTGGTGTCCCTATTTTGAACCTACTAAGCACCCTCCTAAACGTGCTGTCAGTTAAAAACTGCATACTGCCATTCAAGACATTTTTCTATAAATAGCATGCTGATCAAAGGTTCAGAGAAGTGTTGCAGACCTCGACCTGAAAGTTCAGGCCACTAGTCTACAAACATTCATCTTGCATTTATTTACCAATCTCCTTCCAAATAGATGGAGAACAGACAGTTAACAGACTGATGgaaaagctgcagcacagcagccatgTTTGCTCcccattaaaaaatgaattatggGAAGTTCTAGTTTTTGGCTCCAGGACTGAGAAAATACACCTCACAGAAGAGCAGTAATTTGTCAGATTTGAACccatcaaaacaaaaccccatttAGTCTCATTAAAACGTTAGAACGTTGCTCAGCTTTTCACCATCTGTCAAATCTGTATTCACCTCCAGGTTCTCTTAAAATGCAAGGAACAATAATGAGAGCAAAGGAGACACAAATGCACAGACAAGTTCCAGGCTGTTACCAACTAAAGGTTGCAGCACATACGGATGGGGAAGGTGTTTCTGCTGAACTTGGAGCAAAATGCCTCAGctgcttttccctccctctgcaAGCTGGACCCCACTGCTGCCCCCCACGAGCAGGTGGCAAGGAGGTAAGGCAGCACTTACTGAAGACCACCAGAGGCAGCTCGTGCCAGATTTCCACCAGTCTGTAGACAATAAACGGGACGACGATTCCACCAACATCGCACAAGGCAGAGCAGACCATCACCCCGAGATTCCTGGTTCGACAGCAAAGGGATCAGGTTAGCAAGCACTGCAGGTGGAAGAGGACAGACCACGACTGCCTCTGCACAGAGCATGCAGCTCTGCAAACCACTAAACATCAAGATACtttgcaaattaatttttagtaTCTGAAGTATCTAGTTTTCTATTGGGGGGCACATCCAAAAGTTGTTTAGACCTAAACAtctgaagaataaaaagcaTAGCAAATAGGAACAGGAGAATATAGCTGCATTTTCACGCAGGTGTGAGCAAATTCCCAAGGTTAAACATAAAAGAGAATCATGCCCAAATTATCCGAGGAGAGTCTCCAGatacagtaaaaagaaaatcattgctTCAGTATCTCTTGGGAGACTTAGTACAAGAGGTATCAAATGATGCTTCTGTTTGTTACACGCCATTAATAACATCTCAAAATTTATCTTCCGTTATGTTGATTACCGATAGAGAAATAAGATTTTCATATGTCATGTAACTTCATATAATCAGTTTCCAGTGAAAAAAGGACATGTAAAAATCATCTGTTCAGTACAGACATCTTCCCTGCGTGCAATGTTCTATGGTCACAGGTAAAAAGGAAACTTTGAAGAATTAGCATCTAAGCTTTAGTTACCTGCAGTTGATATATCTACATCTGAGCtatgcaccctgcagcccactTACAAGTAAGGAAAATTCCAGTCCTCAGGTCAAGGGCTTGGGTGAATGTACATTCTCCATAGCAACAGCCACTCTGGACAGATCCCTTTCAATGTTATTTTGATTCAAATGAGATACAAATCTAAGCACTACATGGGACTTCAGATCCCCCATCCAACCTGCTTGTCCCCacttttacctttattttatcCACACGAGTTTCCACCTGCCttgaagcacattttttttcttcatcagcttACCTTTTAAAGTACCTTACTTGTACTCCCTCCTGCTTTATGATCAGCACTACCTGTGCAGTTCTGAAGCATTTGAGGATTACTTCATTTAGCATAACACAAAATACACGTTGGCTTCAACATTCCCTGGCCAAATGGCCCACTGGGAGAAGGATGCACCTACCTGATGTATGTTGGATATAGTTCAGTGTTTACAAAGCAAACCATTTCAAAAGCCATTGTGATTCCCATTCTCCCAAGGCAAGCAGCAATCAATTTTAGCCAATGTATGTCTGCAGAGAAAATTCATTCAATGCATTTAACTTATCCAAGTGATTTAGGATTCACTTGACACATCAGTGCTATTTTAGCTGGACCTCTGATCCCATATCACAATGTTTTTAAGGGGCCTCCTTTCACTTGTGTAAATCGGGAAATGGAAAGTCAGCACTGCATGAGCTGTGGCACAGGAAAGCTTTgaaagcagcagaggggacccagGTGCTTTGAGATTTATTATTAGCAGTGCTACAAAACTGTCTCATTTCACTTCTGCAGAGCGAGGAGCACCACTAAAAGTGAGGAGGCAGCACCCAGTGGTGGACGTACTTTTTGCAGCCTTTCAGGGCTGGAACAcatggaaggggagggagaggcaggtGCTGTCCCCAGGAGGCGACGCTGGGATGGGAAGCCACCACATGGCCTCACCCAGGTGACTTACCCGCTGGGATCAGTGCTGTGACAaggcaggcagccccagccaccatgtttgctgcagcccaggggtAACGCCGCCCAACACGGTCAATGGTGACGATGATGATGAAGGCAGCTGGGAACTCAACGAGAGCAGAATAGAGGAAATCCAGGTAGATGTTCCCACCAGCTAGTCCCATGTGCATGATGAGCCCCTGGTAGAGGACGGAGCTTGTGAACCTAGGCAGAGGAGAGCGTCCCAGCTTTGTTAGTCAGTCAGAAAGACTGCAGCCTGCGTCCTGCTGGAGCATTCACAACCAGAGCTTCAAAAACAACTCACCAACATTATCTTCTTACCAGTTGTACattaaaatgaatgtgttttttctcatctgtggTGTCCTGACAAGGTCAATTAGCGAAGGACTCTGCTTTCCGCCCTCATCATCATCTTCAAATTTAGTATCCTGCGGAAGAGCCAGCATGGTGTTCATAGGAGCTGAATGCTCCCTGCTCTCCTAGGAAAGTGCCTGGGACATGTCCTGACACTACAACCATTCACAGCAGGCAACAGTCGCAGGAGGGTGTGCTGGTCCCCTCTTCCCATGCAGCAGGCTGTGTCTGGGCAgggctccctcagcctccccccAAGGTTTTCTATGGGTCCATGCTTTCAAACATTTTCCATcttatttccacagaaaaacTCAGTTTCCTGCTTAATCAGTGTTAAGACAGTTGTGCCATCTCACTTCCACCATTAGTGTAATAGAACTTACCACCTCCCTCACTGCAGGGCCAGGTTTTCCAATATTCAAAGTACAATGAACTTCTACTGGAAGGAACAGATGGAAGGGACCATCATGGTGCTTGCTTACATGCATAAGCATTCCCTGAACTTACCTCAAAATGGGAAGGTATCTTTTTCCGATTTTTTTTAGCTATATCGTTGACAATTTTCTTAGCTTCgtcattttttccttgagatATCAGCCACCTGGGAGACTCCGGGAGGAACCTACAATGTAAGTGAGTGGATGCTATTACACCAAAACATAAAGGTACCCATAGCATTCTCACAAATGGAGACTgtggggaaaatattttggttgATTAGAAAGAGTTGGTTTCCTCCCAGCCAGGAAAAACAGTATATCCCACTGTTGAAATAGGAAGAGGAGCAGTTGTCGCAGTGTCCTTGATCAGAGATGTGGTTACTAAAGAGAAATTGGGACAGGGCTTTAAGTGAGAGTAGTGCCAAAATTTTATTCAGCCTGTTGACAGCAAACTGGCACCTTCTAGGGAGCCATGGTCCAGCTGTGCCATCACATGATAAGTAAAAATGAACAAGCTAAAAcacactccaaaaaaaaaaaaaaaaaacaggaataggAAAACAACAAGTCTTTTCCTACTAAGCCTAATAACTCAACCCTGACAACCTATAACCAAAATactcaaaaactgaaaaatattactcAAAAGTTAGGAGAGATCCAAAATAAAGATGGACCCATGTTCCTTCCTTCAGTTGGAccacaaaaactgttttttcttaaaaaaaaaaaaaaaatgcaaataacatGTTACAAATATGTAGGCATTCAACAACTTCTTTCAGTATAGGATCTTTATTACCATATTTTCAGTATAGGATCTACTTAATTGTCaaggcatttcttttcctttacgGAAAGTTTATCATACCAGGCCATTCTCCTCCAGTGCATTTCACATTGccctttctttttaagcagaaaCCAGGTGTAGCACACAGGGTAAGACGCAACGAAGCGGCAGTTGCTGAGGGGTCCTATTTCCCACCCCTTGTTGCCGTGTGCCTCCTCTTTGCATTAGGAGACACACACATCCAAAAAGCAGTGCCAAATCTCACTCGATACCAGTTCCTGGGAGCTGAGAGAATCTGCTTTTTGGGTCGCGGGCAGAGGCGCACGGAAAGCAGGCTTACCAgtggaggagcaggaagaagcAGCTGGGCAGGGTGACCGTGAGCTGCAGCCACCGCCAGTGAGGGATCGCATAAGCAATGGCGTCGAACACCAGGAGCCCAACGGAGAAGGCCGTCTGGTAGAGAATCCCCACCGTCCTCCTGTACTGCGGCCCGACAACTTCGgtcactgaaaacagacagGGACTGACAGCTCTGCCACCACGCAGAGCAGGGGTGGCTTGCTCAGCAGCgtccacagaaaacaaaagcttctcCAAGACCCTGAAGACACCCTGAAGAAGGCCTCTTGGCAATCCTGGGCTTCCTGGCATGAAACCTCAGGACAAAAATACCCCAGTGCTTGCAGAGGAAGGTTTGCTTTGCTGCCAGACTACCAGAAAACACTGCTCCTACGCTCACGCTGACCTGAGGCATCCAAGTATTGTCCTCTGGCATGGAAATCTCTGAATAACTCACACAGTCCTCAAAGCGTACAGAGGGATTTTGTTGCAAAAGCCGGGGCTAACCTACATAATGCCTCCAAACCCAATAATGAAGCagaatgttttgtttcccaAGTGCACCTTTTCAGCCTCCAAGCACACAAATGTTTGTGCACAGGATGGCATAGATCTTCCCCATCAGGATGGCTTCATCGCCCTTCTGTGCTTTGCAACCACACATCACCAGGTAGGTTGAGTCTTGCTAATGCAGAGCTAAGAGTAATTATTCCAGCAGACAGGCATAAACATACTCATTTTTGCATCCAGTCATGTCAtttcaagaaagcaaacaaattagagaaagaacaaagcagTTATTCGGCAACTCAAGGAAGCCCTTGGTTTGGGGATGATGGATTAGCTAATTCTGCTTGGCCAAATGATGAGCAGAGACAAGAACAATTCCTCAGGCTCTGTAAAACTGAGCCATAAGCAACTGCAGGGTAGACAAATATCAAATATCCCAGGAGAGCATGACAAGGaggctgctctgcccttgtaCCCTTCTGTGGGCACTCAGAATGAGGCTCCTTTAGGGAGGGGAGACAAGTTCAAATGGGCTTTGGGGTTGATTCTACATGCCTTCTCTCATGAGAGAATTTCAAGGAGAAACCAGAAGCAACAAGGTGTAATTGAGGGAGAAAATATCAAGATGGGGCACGTAGTCATCCTGAAAGGGATTTTACGCTCTAAAATGGTGTGAAGTTCCCCAGAGGTGATGAAGGTTTTATTTGTGCCAGGAAAGTATTTAAGATGACAGGTGAGTATCTAGAACACACATGGGAAGAAACAACCACATCTTGGCAGAGGATGGTCCAGCCTGTGGGCTAGATGTTATTATTTCAAACATCCAGATAACTGCATTAGCACAACGTCTCTGCTAAAAGAATTCACAGATGTTTTGGGTGTTGACATTTACACTTTAGCTACAGTTAACTGAATCACTTGGAGATAGCCAGTAGAGTCACTAGCCATAATAATCCAGATAAGTCTCAACTGGCCAGCTTTCACAATATTTAATCTGCTGCTTCAGTGATTGCTTGGTgtggttttatgtatttttgtttgttttgtagtttCATTTTGACATGAGCCTGAACTCCACAACAGAGAAGCTCCAGGCAGCTCCACCATGCattgggtgacattggtagtagggcgatggttgaaccagatgatcctgaaggtctcttccaaccctaacgattctgtgattctgtgctggGAGGAACACCAGCACCGCTTGGCTCTGACCATTGCTTTGAAATCCCCCGATTTGGCTTCACTCAACCAAGTGCATAGATATCCAAACAGCTCATCTTTTCCTCAGCAAGTACATGCtgttcttcagttatttttaggCTGTAAAGCCTTTTTGCCCTTTAATGTTCTTTGTGTCATAACAACGCCTCCAGACTTCCCTACCCTCCTGCCTACTACTTCAATGTCCTCTTCCGTCCTCACCCTGTGGGCGACTGGGCTGCAGAggggtggctgctggcagctctgggGCCAACTTCTTCCCTAGCCAGCACTCGCAGGAAGCAGGGTCTGGTCTGCAACAGGGAGCTGACCCACGGGGAAAACTCTACCTGGAGGTGACAGCCTTCATGTACCACCACTCGCTTGGTCTTTGAAGGTTACTGTCATATGGGAGAACCAACACTGTTTTAAAGAATAGCAAGAAGACAAAGGGAAATCACACCTGTGATGTCAGCTTGCATATATGATTTCAAAAAGCCATGACAGGtgttttttaaaaggcttttcttttttcttttttttttttttccttcatcttttgcAGCCCATCTAGCTCCTGGAGAAGGTCCAAACTCACCTAGGATGTAGCCCGCAGTCCAGCAGCCCTTGCTGACCAGCCCTTGCAAGAAGCGGAAAATCACTATCCACAGGTAGGAGGGCACAAAGACCAGGAGGATGCCACAGACCACATTTGCAAGAAATGTACTTAAGAGGCAAAATTTACGGCCAAACCTGGATTGGAAGATATTACATATACAGCAAAACACTAGTCATGAGAACAGACATAAAATACAAGCTTTgtgcatttttgaaaaaaaaaaaaaaaaagatcaaacaCTTCGCTATACAACGGCTAGGCACATaccaacttttatttttaggcCATTACTCACTTATTTGCTTTTTGATTCCCTGAAAAGTTACTGTGCCAATTGTTCTGCAATTCCACAAAAGCTTTCAGGCTTCTCAGAGGAAGAGAAGTTTCCCAAATGAGAGCAGCAACAGTCCCATATTCACAGATGTTTGGGTTGTGGgtgttttctctgaatttcagaaCAGTTTATTGGTCTGTTATATATAATAGTGTGAAAAATATGCACAGATTTACGATTCTGATTTGTATGCACCAGGGTAGCAGATTTATATGCCAGGAACTTGATCCCAAAAATTGAGCGTACAGACCTTGCTGTGAGTGGGCTGCATTTCACAGCTGGAGACACACACATCCTCCTCTACTAAGAGTCTCCAGGCAGGAGGGgaacaagggagaaaaaaaggattttcaaatATTACCGTTTGCTTCTTAACCCCAGCTGCCTGGACAAGGACAACTCTGCTGGTTCTGAAGGGGCTGTTAAAGATGCCAGAACCCAGGGATTTCCAAACCAGCTGTACCCATCTGGCGATCTCTGTGTCTACTATATCAAAGTCTCTCAAATGGAAGCACGATGTTTCCAAGCTGTAGCCACACTGAGGATGACAGATGAAGCGATAGCTCCAAATCAGCATCTCCTGGCTTCTGTTAACATGCCCAGGACTCCCATATGGCACAGCAGGGAGGTCTGGGGGCACCATCCTGGAAGAGCTTGCAAACTCTGCAGGACTCACAGAGCAGGAGAGATCTGTGCGAACTACCAGGGACGATTTGTTCGCCTAAGACAAAGTACTCGCTTCTGATAACGTGACTCAACACCCAGTGGTCGACCTTACTTTGAGAAGAGAACAACAGGTGATACCAGTTGCACaacctttttctgcctttacCTAAGGTTAGCTGCTGAACCCTGATAAGGGAGGCCAGAGGGTTTTGCTGCTGTCCCGCACATACCTGTCTGCTATGTAGCCAATGTTTATGGAGCCAATAAAAAAGCCAGCGTTCACAGATGACTGAAAGAGGTCTAACTTCCAGGAGTCCTCGCACACCAGGTTAAACTGAAAGAACGACTACAGTCAGAAGCAAGACAGTGAAATCAGGAGGTTGCTCACATTCACAAGTCTCCTTTGCTTCATTTAAAGATTTAAACTTGTTTCTGGATTGATGCTGATTTCATCAGCACCCAGGAACCCTACTGACTTAAGTTTCAACACTGAAAACAAGATCAAGCCCTTGGGCAATTCCCTGGTATTTACCTAGTCATGGTTCATCTCTCAATACTGAAAAGAATGTAACTAAGTTATTGCCAAGTTGATCAAATATCAAGTTAAACAAATCAGCATGGATTTGTTGATCACTCTGGgcattttaaacagatttttaggGGCTGATGGTTAACACTTACAAGCAGTTCCAGTTGCCTCATACCCTTATGTGGCATAGCAGCCCCTGGGTGAGCACTAAGGGGGAAGGCTTCACAAAAAGTATTGTAGGTGCCTGCAGAAGCCTGCCTTGTCCCACTTCCCGTggagcaccagcagcactgctccagAGGAACGTGGGATGATGTACACCACATCCGTCCCCAAGGCCACGGCATTCTCGTTATGCTCTGGCCTTTTGCTCACCTAAACCCCCCTACAGGCTAACATGTCTAGAGATCAGGCATTCTGCATCCAGGGACAAGCTTTACCACATGGTTAGCCATAAATATTCACCATCTAACCTTCCCAGCCTACCGGTACCTGGGTTTATTTAACAGGATGCATTTTCAATCAATATGTACTTCTTCCTGATACTCTGTGAGGGTGCCTGTGAGGATATTCTTCCATGTgggggtattttattttattttttcctttgaggaaagTAACATGGTTTGCTCcgtgctttcttcttccttgcttAGCTGCCAGGCAAGGGAGAACACGGGCTGATAGCCTTAAAGGAAGCTCTCAGACAGAAACAAGATACATTGCCAAAATGAACCCAGAGGCGTGCGACATCTGCCAGCTATCCTGTGAAGGAAGTGACCCAAGGGCCTGGCCCTGCACCACCTTcggaagaaaaaggaagacaactTTCACTGAGCACGACTGTACAAATCCAGTCAGGCTGCAAGTTCTTCGGTGTCGGACAGTCTCAAAAGATGACAGAGGCCATCTGGAGCAGAGACTTTGCTCAAACCTTTTGCTGTGAAGATGTTGAGGTGCTGCTTTGGAGGCTGATCAGGACTTTCCACAACAGAATCCATCTGAAAAGATTTGGTTGCTTATCTCCACACCTTAATGTCATGCAGTCCATACTTTGTGGAAAGAAATATCCCTACATTACACCCTCTGTTAAGGGCTACAAATACGGCATTTACTAGAACACATAATTTACCTGCTCTTACGTTTGTTAGAAAGTTCCAACAAATTTAGATAgcagaagtcattttttttccctaagatgAAATCAAGTTCGCCAtcccagatttttatttttattttttaataggtTAAAGCGCCTAAAAACCTAAAGCACTCTAAACAGCTTAAATACCATTTTCACATTTGTTCTGAGAACACAAAACAGCCATTAGCTTTTCTGTGGTTTATTCCAGAATTAAACTGTTTACTTGTGGGAGGCAGTTACTTTTCCCCACCCAGTCAATCATTTAATCATATTTGAAACAAACtaagatttgtttgttttaaacgaAGGAAGTCAAAACCTTCAAATCTGTGCGGATATCGCAGAAAGCATGTGTGGTTTCTGAAAGGCACCGGCCCAGACAGCCGGTTTTGTTTGGAGCATTACAGGTTCTTGATTTCTAACACACTGTTTACACACTTCCACCAATAGGACTTCTCATGCAATGGGAGTTTCATTCCAGACTGGACTTTACCTAGGGATTTATTTGCTCCACAGCTGGAGATATAAACCTCCTGAGCAGACCAAGGCAACACTTCACAGCAAGGACAGAGCGAAAACTATTTGCAAAGCATTCAGAATAAGTTCACAGATGGTGACGATCCCCTCTTACAGGTAATTGCAATTTAATACGACATAGGCTACATCAACCATCTCCCACACCGTAACAGTATCCTTAATAACACAAGGTAAGAGGGACATAGGTTTTTACCTCGGTGACAAGCGAGGTCCCTGGGTAGTCGTAGAGCCACCCGTCCtggcaggggctgagggggacGGAGCTCCGGTTGCCCGcgaggctgcccagggggtCGGTGCAGCTGAGGCCCGTCGCGTTCCAGTCCACGTCGTACCTCCTGCAGCGGCTGCCGAAAGCGGCCCCGTGGCCGCCCCACTCGGGCACGGTGTGGTTCAGCTGCTCCGCCAGGCTCCAGCCGCAGCGCCGGCTCAGCTCCGCCACGCCGGGGCTGAAGCAGCGGTGCTCGGGGGTGAACCCGAAGAAGACGACACCCACGTAAATGGGAGTGAAGGTAGCGGAAAGCAAAGACAGGACGAAAAAGGTTTGCTTTTGGAACCTGTTAAATTCACCGATCTGCTCCAAAATATCATCAAATGTTGGCATTTTGGCATCAAAACCACCTCAAAACTTCATCTGtcctctctgcagcactgatATTCAGTTGGCAGCAAAGCTATTTAAGTAACGAAAACATTTGACCAAAAGTCAAGACTAACTCCATAAATTATTAAACGACATGTtgcaagctttattttttaaggtttcATTTGAAATCAGACCTTAATTCACCCAGGCAGAATTTGCATTTAACCCCTAATCAGACCatgtttttctcccccaaaacagctaaataaatacaatactCTGACTGTTACATTGTGTtgatttgttgtgttttttgttgtttttttttagttttaaattagCCATTACTAGTTGTTTCAGTCTTCATTGGAGATTTCCTCCTAATACTGCGAAAAAAGCAAGTGTAGGCAGCTGTTCTGGCAGAGGGGTAGAAAGAGAACCAgttcctccccagcccagcaagCCCACAGAAGCCACCCACAGACCACCAGAAAAACTATGGCCTAGGCAGCTGTGAGGACAGCTCTGTGGCGCAGCACTCCCTGCACACCTCCTCTTGCCAGGCAGAACCACTGAAGCAAGGAACAAGACCTCCACTCCTGCAGTGACCTAAAGCAGCACTACCCCAAGCCCAGCACCCCGCAGCCACCAGCCCACAGTGGACTTTCAcccccccagctgcagtgcTTCAGTGTGGATTCAGAGCTGGGACAAGTGTGCAGCACCCACCATGCTCACAGCAGGAGGTAGTCATGCTCACAGGGGCAGTCAGTGAGGCCAAGGAAACAAATTGAAGCCTGCCTGGAAAGTGGGTGTAGTTGAACGCTATTAGACCCTTCCTTAAAAAAGACAGCCCAGAAAATCTCACACTGCTTCTTTCCTAGCAGCTCTGTTTACAGTTGGTAGTGATGTGCACTTGttccacataaaaaaaatagatccaGACTGGTATCTTTCCCCCTTTCTGATCTCTCTTCCTTCACAGTGCAGTCAGGAGTCAAGCAGCACTTGACGTGTAAGCAGAGTCACAGCAACACAGAGCCCTGCGCCAGCAGGGGAGATGCTCCCCTTAGGGAGTATTGCTGTCGACCAGCAGAGTTCAGCATCTAACCCACAGTCATCACTGCCTTAGACTTGTATGTTATGAAAATGGCAGGACCAGAGGAGTACACTTTCCTCTTTATgaatgaaaaacatattttgctggaaaaataGCTCAGGGAAGCTAGTCATGCATACAGCAATGAACATGAGATTTAGTTTACTTACAAATGCTTAGATAAAAAGTGGGCAACAGCCTCAAGACTAAACAGTTATTGCTGTCAGCTACGTGTTGTTAGAAAACTTCATTGATACACTACCTGGGGATGCTTATCAAGCAGTACCTGTTCTACATAGGTTTTATTATGCACAGTAAACATGAAGCAACCATTTGGTTGTCATATACCGAGTCATTTCATGCAGCAGTTTACAGACTGAACAACTGTAAAATGCAAGCCTTAAAGACTTGGGGAAGGGAAGCAATATTAGTCAATATCCATTCAGGGAACTCTTCCAACAGTAATTGgcagtattaaaaaatacactttggGAAGCCTTATTCCCCCAGAGTATACTAATGCCAACTATGAAAaaggctgcttttgttttaacaatGATGAGATGCAGCTTTAGCCAAACTGTTTTGAGACTTCACCGGGAAcaatgcaagaagaaaaataattttgtgtctGAGAAAAACGGTACTGGGGagtacctatatatatatatatatatacacacacacactgatcTTTATGATCAAACATTTTGAGTGATGTGATTATTAGCTAtgacaaacaacagaaaagggTATCACCAAGCTGATGACCAGTATTAGCCCAGCATAAGAAAGATTCCAGACTTGAGATGTGGGGATTTGGAATACCCACGTCATATCTTTTATTGAAATTGCTGAATACTTCATATTACACTATTTTGATTCAAAATGGagtttttataaaaagaaaccaTTGCTGAAACTGAATAAGCCAGCCAAAATGAACAATGAAGAGTTTCAAAAAAATTCAGACCAACACATGTATTTG
This genomic stretch from Anser cygnoides isolate HZ-2024a breed goose chromosome 3, Taihu_goose_T2T_genome, whole genome shotgun sequence harbors:
- the LOC106039496 gene encoding solute carrier family 22 member 2-like, with product MPTFDDILEQIGEFNRFQKQTFFVLSLLSATFTPIYVGVVFFGFTPEHRCFSPGVAELSRRCGWSLAEQLNHTVPEWGGHGAAFGSRCRRYDVDWNATGLSCTDPLGSLAGNRSSVPLSPCQDGWLYDYPGTSLVTEFNLVCEDSWKLDLFQSSVNAGFFIGSINIGYIADRFGRKFCLLSTFLANVVCGILLVFVPSYLWIVIFRFLQGLVSKGCWTAGYILVTEVVGPQYRRTVGILYQTAFSVGLLVFDAIAYAIPHWRWLQLTVTLPSCFFLLLHWFLPESPRWLISQGKNDEAKKIVNDIAKKNRKKIPSHFEDTKFEDDDEGGKQSPSLIDLVRTPQMRKNTFILMYNWFTSSVLYQGLIMHMGLAGGNIYLDFLYSALVEFPAAFIIIVTIDRVGRRYPWAAANMVAGAACLVTALIPADIHWLKLIAACLGRMGITMAFEMVCFVNTELYPTYIRNLGVMVCSALCDVGGIVVPFIVYRLVEIWHELPLVVFTVLGLIAGGLVLLLPETKGRVLPETVEDVENFHRQSAPKDKKIYLHVQTSEVARD